The Syntrophobotulus glycolicus DSM 8271 DNA window TAGTAAAGACGACCTTCTTGACCTCGAACTCGCCGGACACCTGCGGGTGTGAAACGCTTATTTTGTGCGAGTGCTTGATGAACGGTGCGGAGACCGTTTCGAGTTCCCACACGCCCCCCGGCCTGTTGAGGGTGATGATGTTCGTCCCGTACTCAAACGAGAAAACCTTTGTTTGTTCGGGCTTCTCTCCCCAATAGAAGACTCCGCCCGAAAAGAAAAACTTCTCAGCGATTCCCCATGCGGCGTGTATCTCGTTAATGACCGAGACCACGTTCTTTTGAAAGATGGGGATTCGCGCCTTTGCCGGATGTGCCGCCGCCGAAAGCTTCATCTTCTGAACCCCGGCCTTTGCGAGGCAAAAGGAGATAATCTCCTGCGGCGTCGCATCTAAAAACGTGTTGTTAATGGCCGTTTCCTCAAGGAGAATCATGTCGTCCTTGAGGAGGATTTCGTTCATGTAACCGCCGCTGTCATACGGCTTGGTGATATATCCTTCGAAGACATCGTCGAAAACCCCGTTGTAACCGAGCTGGATGAGGGCCTTTTCTTTGACGTCGAGAGTGAGCTTCTCTTTGAACTGCCGGGTAAACCTCACCTTCGCCCAATCAAAGTAACTGTCTTTGCTTGAATAAACCTCGATTTCTACGCCTTCCCTGAAGGTGTATTTCCCGAGCTCTACGCTGATTTCGGGATAGAATAATTCAGCCGTTTCCACTCTTAGAATCACTTCCTTAGTACGGCATCATTGAGAGCCTGTTCGCATAGGCCGTCGTGCTTACGTCATCCACAGCGGGGGAGTTGTTGGTCTTGGGAGCCGTCCCCCGGCTGCCGCTCAAATAGCTTTGATATGCCGGGTCGAGCTTGCTTACCGCCGATGAGGTGCTCGTCTGCGAGCTGCCGCTCTTGGATTTTGTCGCCGTGATGGTCATTGGATTGTACGACCAGAACTCAAGGCTCACCGTGAGCTGCTCCTTTTTGCTTTCCTCCTTCGAGCTGAGGCTCTTGAAGATGACCTTCTTGACCCGGCGCGCTGCCGTGTGCTCGTTGATGATTTCATGAACGACAGGCTTCTCCTGTCCTGCCTTTTTGAAAAGGTTTTGTATCTTGTCGAGCTTCTCTTTCCTCGTGGCGTTGGGGCCGTCTTCTAGGATGAGCTCAATCGTCACCTTTGCGTCCTCGTACCCCTCTGCCTGTTTCGCCTTCGCGGAGCTCCCTTCGACTGTCTGCTCTTCGATGAGAGCGTCATCCCTGACCTCTATACTCTTGATGAGGCCGGGGAGGATAACCCCGCTCACTTTAATCGAACTGTCGTCGACAAATATCAAGATTATCCCTCCCCTTCAGCGACGAGCCCGTTGCTGTTGACGTAGTCCTCAATCTCCTTGAGGAGCTTGAGGAGCAGCGGGAGCTCTTTGATTTTGGAGAAGTCCACGTTTAGGAGCAGTTTCTCGATGATGATGCGCCTGTCTCTTTCCGTGGTCGTCTCCGATGTTTCTTTCTCCCGGGAGATTTCCTTGAGGTTGACCTTCTTGACAGGCTCCCGGCCTCCTGTCGTGTCAATTTTGCCGAGCCCCTTCTCCACGGCTTGAGCCGGGAGGTCTGCACCCTGTTCGATGCCCTGCGCCAGCGTGGACATTGTCCTGTGCCCCGAAAGCGTCAGCTCCGCGAGAGGCCCTTCCTTCGCATCCGAGAACGGAAGAAGCTTTCTAACCTTCTGGAAGATGCCTTTTACCGCCTCGACGGGCTTCATGGCCGCGCTCTTGATGCCTTCAACGAGGGTGTCGATGATTCTCGCGCCGCTTTCCCTGAAGAACGCCGGAACACCCATAAAGAATTCCTTGATTGCATTGATGCCGTTGACAAAGCCTTCCTTGATGCGGGTCCACATATTCGAGAAGAAGGCGACTATTGAGTCCCAATGCGTGATAATGAGCATCGGAATCCCTATGAACGGCAGGAATGCGGCGATTGCTATTTGCAGCCAGGTCGGCATCCCCGAGAAGAGATTCCGAATCCAGTCAAACCCGGCCTTTATGCCGTTGACGAAGCCGTTCCAAACGCCTTGTATCCACGAGACCACCGAGTCCCAATTCCGCCAGAGTAGAATAATCGCGGCCACTAAAGCGACGATGCCTATAATAATCCACGTGATAGGATTCGCGAGCAGGGCCGCCGTGAAGCTCCACACCGAGGCGATAAGCTCGGGCATCGCTGTCACCGCCGTCGTGATTGCTTGCTTTGCCATCCCCACAAGGCCGAGGGCCATGTTCTTTAATGCCGTGACCCCGTTAATGGCTGCCGTCCTCGCCATGCTTGCGATATTGACGGCGACGTTTCTGATGCCAGTAACCGCCGACGAGGCAAAGGTCTTAACCGCGCTGAAGCCTCTCTTTAGACCGTCCCCGGCATACAGGGCCTTTATTTGGATAGTTGTAAGCAGGTCGGGGATTCCCCGTATCGCCCGGTAAAAACCTGTCGCAAGTCCCGCCGTCTTGGTGAACACAAGCCCCACGCCGCCGACGACCGCGATTGTCGTCCCGGCCACCATCAGGAAGCCTCCCAGTGCGAGCACAATAATCATGATGACTTTGACGAGCTCCTGATTCTTCTCAATCCATGAGCCAACCTTTGTCAGGACTTCCTCGCCCCTGCCGAGCAGTTCGTTGACGGTGGGGAGGAGGCTGTTGCCGATGGACTCCTTGACGTTCTGGATGCGTTGCTGTAACCGCTGGTACTTCTCGGGCTCCGTGTCGTTGATAGCCGACGCCATTTCCCGGGCGGCCCCGACTCCTTCGCCCATCGACGAGTAAAGGCCGAGGATGTTGTTCTGCAAGTCTCCCGTCTTGGAGTACATGAGGTCAATGAGGGCGACCGCCTCCGTATCACCGAAAGCTTTTTGCAGTTGCATTTTTTCGGCTGCGTCCATCGTCTCTCCGAACTTGCCCCGGAGTTTACCGAGGATTTCCGGCATAGAGAGGAGCTGGTTGTTCGCGTCCGTGAACTTGAGGCCGAGCTCCTCGCCGCCTTTGACAGCCGAGCGGAGGAAAGCTTTGTATTTCGTTCCCGCCTCGGCTCCGCTCATTGTGGCCTGAAGCATACCCAATATAGAGAGCTGCTCCTCAAGGGGCACGTTGGCCGTCGTTGCCGAGGCCCCGAGGGTCTGAATCGCTTGTGCCATCCCTGAGCCCGTGGTCTTGAAGTTCTTGACCGAAGCCGCAATCCCCGCCGAGAACACTTCCCCGAACTCCATATCCGAAAGGTCGGAATAGAAGTTCTTGTATATGCCGTAACCCGTGGCGAAGAGGTTTGTCATCTCCGCGATGCTGGAC harbors:
- a CDS encoding serine/arginine repetitive matrix protein 2, which translates into the protein METAELFYPEISVELGKYTFREGVEIEVYSSKDSYFDWAKVRFTRQFKEKLTLDVKEKALIQLGYNGVFDDVFEGYITKPYDSGGYMNEILLKDDMILLEETAINNTFLDATPQEIISFCLAKAGVQKMKLSAAAHPAKARIPIFQKNVVSVINEIHAAWGIAEKFFFSGGVFYWGEKPEQTKVFSFEYGTNIITLNRPGGVWELETVSAPFIKHSHKISVSHPQVSGEFEVKKVVFTTNEAGFIRTYIYF
- a CDS encoding phage tail tape measure protein produces the protein MNMVDHLTGPMGRVQSSVGGSVSKLQSMEQTFGDMTKTGAAMAGIGAQITASALAPVEATFATKRALGELASVGVKDLGVLEDAARSFSEQWAGTSKADFITAAYDIKSGISSLTDAGVAGYTELAGITAKGTKSSIAEMTNLFATGYGIYKNFYSDLSDMEFGEVFSAGIAASVKNFKTTGSGMAQAIQTLGASATTANVPLEEQLSILGMLQATMSGAEAGTKYKAFLRSAVKGGEELGLKFTDANNQLLSMPEILGKLRGKFGETMDAAEKMQLQKAFGDTEAVALIDLMYSKTGDLQNNILGLYSSMGEGVGAAREMASAINDTEPEKYQRLQQRIQNVKESIGNSLLPTVNELLGRGEEVLTKVGSWIEKNQELVKVIMIIVLALGGFLMVAGTTIAVVGGVGLVFTKTAGLATGFYRAIRGIPDLLTTIQIKALYAGDGLKRGFSAVKTFASSAVTGIRNVAVNIASMARTAAINGVTALKNMALGLVGMAKQAITTAVTAMPELIASVWSFTAALLANPITWIIIGIVALVAAIILLWRNWDSVVSWIQGVWNGFVNGIKAGFDWIRNLFSGMPTWLQIAIAAFLPFIGIPMLIITHWDSIVAFFSNMWTRIKEGFVNGINAIKEFFMGVPAFFRESGARIIDTLVEGIKSAAMKPVEAVKGIFQKVRKLLPFSDAKEGPLAELTLSGHRTMSTLAQGIEQGADLPAQAVEKGLGKIDTTGGREPVKKVNLKEISREKETSETTTERDRRIIIEKLLLNVDFSKIKELPLLLKLLKEIEDYVNSNGLVAEGEG